The Dyadobacter sp. 676 DNA window TGACGGCAGCAAAGTGTGGCTGAATGCCTCTTCGTCGATCCGGTTCCCGTCTGTTTTTCCGGCCTCGGAGCGTCGGGTGGAAATTACGGGCGAAGCGTATTTCGAAGTGACGAAAGACCCCGCCAGGCCGTTCACGGTGCGTTTCAACGGTTCCGAGGTGCAAGTGCTGGGGACGAGTTTCAATGTAATGGCTTATCCCGACGAGCGTATTTCGAAAACGACCCTGGTGGAAGGTTCCGTGTCGATCCGCAACAAGGGCGCACATGCCACGCTCCGGCCAGGCCAGCAGGCGGCGCTGTTGCCCGGTGGTCGCATCGAAACGGCTTTTACGACCGTGGAGGAGGCCGTAGCCTGGAAGGAAGGCATGTTTTATTTCAAAAATGCCGGCGTGAAAGAGGTTATGCGGCAACTTGCGAGGTGGTACGACGTAGAGGTCAGTTACCGGGGCGAAGTGCCGGTGAGGCAGTTTACCGGCAGGGTGTCGCGCAATGTGAACCTCTCCGAGGTCGTGGGAATGCTCCGGTATGCCGGGGTGAATTGCAGCGTCGCGAACAATACCATCGAGGTCGGACAATAGGTTGCGTATACATATAAACGTTTAAATTTAAACCCTTCTTGCTATGATAATCGCGCTCCATGTTCCTCCCTGAAACCGTGGTGCCTAAAACAAAAGGGAAAATGCGCTAACATTTTCCCCGCAGTTCAGGCGTAACCGAGCTTCTCTGAAAAGTCTTTTGTCATTCCTAAACTTTAACAAAGTTATGAAAATTAACCTTTTGCCCCGCCTTCCGGCGGGCTGCAGGGCGCATATTGTTGCCCAAACCTTAATGACTATGACCAGGATCGCGCTTTTGCTTATCGTAACCCTCTCCCACGTGGTGGCGGACGGGTTCAGTCAAAAGATTTCCTTTCATGCCAGGAACCTGCCCCTGAAGACAGCGATGCGGGATATTGAAAAACAGACAGGCTACTCGTTTCTGTACGACGAGCTGGATCTGCCATCGTCGAAGCGGGTGTCGGTTAAGCTGAAAAACGCTTCGATCGATGAGCTGTTGCTGGCGGTTTTCGGAGATATGCCGTTGTCTTACAAAATTTTTCAACGGAATATTGTCTTGAAAAAGGCCGTGAAAGCTCCCACGCAGGAAACCACGATCCCAGCGCGGGTCCCGCCGATGCAGCCCGCGATTCGGCTCAATCAGCGGGCCATCGATCCATTGCCCGTAAGCACCGACCGCATCGTCCGGGGCCGTGTGACCGACGAAAACGGCAGCCCGTTCCCCGGCGTGAGCATCGTAGTCAAAAACTCGCAAACCGGTACGGCAACCGACGCCAACGGCGAGTTTCGCCTGAGCATACCGGAGTCGCTCGCGGGACAGGGCGAACTGGTAATCGTGGCGAGTTTTGTAGGGTATAAAAACCGCGAGATTCCCGTTGGCAACAACATGGAGCTGAACTTCGGGATGACCGTCGACACAAAAGCGCTGAACGACGTGGTGGTGATCGGGTACGGTACACAGAAACAGAGCAGCATTACCGGCTCGGTAGCTTCGTTACCCATGAAAAATGTGGCCAGCCAGCCATTAACGAGCCTCGACCAGGCCCTGGGCGGACAAATCGCCGGGGTGAATGTGGCGCAGACGAAGGGTGCGCCCGGCGGGGGCGTGTCCGTACGTGTACGCGGGACGGGGTCGATTGGGGCGGGGAACGAACCGCTGTACGTGATTGACGGATTCCCGGTATCCGGCGATTTCAACAGCAATTTCAACCCGCTTTCGTCCATCAATCCCAATGATATCGAATCCATCGAAATACTCAAAGACGCATCGGCTGCGGCTATCTACGGCTCGCGCGGAAGCAATGGCGTGGTGCTGGTGACGACCAAGCACGGCAAATCGGGGAAGTCGGTCGTGCAGCTGGATACTTATTATGGTTTTCAGCAGGTAGCCAACAAGATCGATATGCTCGACGCACGCGAATACGCCGAATACAATACCGAGGCGCGCAACAATGCGTGGGTCGACCGGGGCGGTAATGCCAGCGATCCCAACAGTGTGCGGCCCGCGGCGCTGCAAATCCCGGAAATGTTTATGAACCCTGCGACATTAGGTAAAGGCACCGACTGGCAGGACGAGGTTTTCCGCACGGCCGCTATTCAAAATCACCAGCTGTCGGTTTCGGGAGGGAATGATAAAACGACATTTTTTCTGTCAGGGGCCTATTTCAAACAGGACGGCATCGTCATGAAAACCGGTTTCGAGCGGTATTCGGCGCGGGTGAACCTCGACCACCATATTTCCAGAAATGTAAGCGTGGGAATAAACCTGTCGCCTTCGTTTGCGACGAGCCGTATTCTGCCCGTAGAGGACCAGGTGTTTACAGGAGGGATTCTCGGCTCCGCATTGTCATTACCACCGACCGTGCCCGTTTACAATCCCGACGGCTCGTTTACGACACTGCTCGGCCCTTCGCCTTACAACATCGGGGTGATCGACAATCCGGTGGCCATTGCGAGCAAAATCAAGGACAAACGCACGGTATTCAGGACATTGGGTAATGTGTATGCCGAAATAAAGCTGCTTGACGGTCTTAAATTCCGGACCTCTTTCGGCCTCGACTACTCCGACGCCCGGGAAAATGCGTACTATCCGTCCGACCTGGGCTGGAACGGCGTTCCGGCGCCCGTACAGGCGAGAGCGATAGCGTCGACGGGACGTGATCTGAACTGGCTCAACGAAAACATTCTCAGCTATAAAAAAGTCCTCGGTACCAGGCACGAACTCGACCTCCTGGCCGGTTTCACAGCACAAAAGGCGCATGGCGAGTCGGCGGCACTGAATGCAACCAACTTCCCGACCGACCTGGTGCCCACGCTGAATGCGGGCCAGGTGACGGGCGGTGGTACCGGCATGTCGGAGTGGTCGTTGCTGTCGTTGCTGGCGCGTGTGAATTACACCTATTCCGGCAAGTACCTTTTCTCGGCAACCATGCGGCGCGACGGGTCGTCCCGATTCGGCGCGCGGAACAAATGGGGGACGTTCCCGTCGGTTTCAGCGGGCTGGTACATTTCGGAAGAAGGTTTCATGAAATCGCAGAACGCGGTAACCGACCTGAAACTGCGGGCCAGTTACGGATTGGCCGGTAACAACACGATCGGCAATTATAACCACATTGGTTTGCTTTCCAACCGCCGTTACAGTTTCGGGGCCGGAACCGGCTCGCTGGTTTACGGACTTTACCCGAGTTCGATCAGCAACGAGCAGCTTGGCTGGGAAATGATGCATCAATTCGATATCGGTGTCGATTTCGCATTGCTGCGCAACCGGCTCAGTTTTACCATTGATTTTTATAACAAAAACACCACCGACCTACTGCTTAATGTACCCGTGCCGGCTTCCACCGGCTATGAAACAGCCCTTCAGAACATTGGCAAGCTCAATAACCGCGGCTGGGAGTTTAGTATTAATTCCAAAAACCTGACCGGCGCATTCAAGTGGTCGACCGCATTCAATATTTCCTTTAATAAAAACAAAGTGGTGAAACTGGGGCCATCCGGCAACCCCATCATTTCTAAAAGCCCTTCTTTCAGCCCGAACACCCATATCACCAGGATCGGCTCGCCGATCGGCAGTTTCTGGGGATACGACGCGATCGGCGTTTACCAGTCGCAGGAGGATGTCGACAACAGCCCGAGGGTGACCGGCAATGCGGGATCGCGTCCCGGCGACCTGAAATTCCGGGACATCGACGGCGACGGCACCATTACCCCGAGCGACGTGACCATCATCGGCGACAACAGCCCCGACTTCTTTTACGGCATTACCAATAATTTCTCCTACGGCCCGTTCAGCCTGAGCATATTGGGGGACGGCGTGCAGGGCATCCAGCTTTTGAACGGTTCCCGCCGGAATATCGGGCTGGTGAACGGCAGTTACAGCCGGAAAGACGTACTGGGCCGCTGGCAGTCTCCCCAGCAGCCGGGCGACGGCCGCACACCGCGGGCGAATGTGGCGCCGACGGGCGGTAATGTGAGCTACGTATCGAGCTTGCTGGTCGAAAATGCTTCGTTTTTCAGGATCAGGAATATCAATTTGAGATACAACCTTCCTGAAAACGTTTCGAAGTCGGTATATCTGCAAAATGCGGCGGTGACGCTTTCGGTACAAAACGCCTTCACATTTACACCATACCGCGGCTATAACCCCGAGCAAAGCCTGAACGGCAGCAGCGCGCTCACGCCCGGCGTCGATTTCAACGGTTACCCGCTGGCCCGCACGTTTACCCTTGGACTGAACCTGACATTCTAACCCAACCCGAACTCATGAAACGCAATATCATTATTTTCGGCTTCCTTTGCCTGCTGGCCTCGGGCTGCTCGGGATTTCTCGATCTGGCGCCTATCGACGCCACCAATGTGAAGAATTTTTACAGGAATGCATCCGACATGCAGGCGGCCATCAATGCGGCGTACGGAATGCTCGCCAACAGCGGCGAATATGGGTATGCCTATTACAATGTGGCCGAAGTGCGATCGGACAACACCATGAACTGGGAAGGAGGCGGTAACCTGCCCGACGCCGAGCTGGACCAGTTTAAAATGGCATCTACCAATGAAATCATCCGCGTGATGTGGGTGGATACCTACCGGGGTATCCTCGCCGCCAACAGTGTGCTCGATCATATTGGCGGCGCGCAAATGGACGACGCGCTCCGGCAGCGGCTCACCGGCGAGGCGCAATTCCTGCGGGCGTTGCAATATTTCAATCTTGTCAGGACTTTCGGGGACGTGCCGCTGGTATTGTCCGAAACCAATTCCGTGGACGAAGGTTACAGCCAGCCCCGCGTAC harbors:
- a CDS encoding TonB-dependent receptor translates to MTRIALLLIVTLSHVVADGFSQKISFHARNLPLKTAMRDIEKQTGYSFLYDELDLPSSKRVSVKLKNASIDELLLAVFGDMPLSYKIFQRNIVLKKAVKAPTQETTIPARVPPMQPAIRLNQRAIDPLPVSTDRIVRGRVTDENGSPFPGVSIVVKNSQTGTATDANGEFRLSIPESLAGQGELVIVASFVGYKNREIPVGNNMELNFGMTVDTKALNDVVVIGYGTQKQSSITGSVASLPMKNVASQPLTSLDQALGGQIAGVNVAQTKGAPGGGVSVRVRGTGSIGAGNEPLYVIDGFPVSGDFNSNFNPLSSINPNDIESIEILKDASAAAIYGSRGSNGVVLVTTKHGKSGKSVVQLDTYYGFQQVANKIDMLDAREYAEYNTEARNNAWVDRGGNASDPNSVRPAALQIPEMFMNPATLGKGTDWQDEVFRTAAIQNHQLSVSGGNDKTTFFLSGAYFKQDGIVMKTGFERYSARVNLDHHISRNVSVGINLSPSFATSRILPVEDQVFTGGILGSALSLPPTVPVYNPDGSFTTLLGPSPYNIGVIDNPVAIASKIKDKRTVFRTLGNVYAEIKLLDGLKFRTSFGLDYSDARENAYYPSDLGWNGVPAPVQARAIASTGRDLNWLNENILSYKKVLGTRHELDLLAGFTAQKAHGESAALNATNFPTDLVPTLNAGQVTGGGTGMSEWSLLSLLARVNYTYSGKYLFSATMRRDGSSRFGARNKWGTFPSVSAGWYISEEGFMKSQNAVTDLKLRASYGLAGNNTIGNYNHIGLLSNRRYSFGAGTGSLVYGLYPSSISNEQLGWEMMHQFDIGVDFALLRNRLSFTIDFYNKNTTDLLLNVPVPASTGYETALQNIGKLNNRGWEFSINSKNLTGAFKWSTAFNISFNKNKVVKLGPSGNPIISKSPSFSPNTHITRIGSPIGSFWGYDAIGVYQSQEDVDNSPRVTGNAGSRPGDLKFRDIDGDGTITPSDVTIIGDNSPDFFYGITNNFSYGPFSLSILGDGVQGIQLLNGSRRNIGLVNGSYSRKDVLGRWQSPQQPGDGRTPRANVAPTGGNVSYVSSLLVENASFFRIRNINLRYNLPENVSKSVYLQNAAVTLSVQNAFTFTPYRGYNPEQSLNGSSALTPGVDFNGYPLARTFTLGLNLTF